One window from the genome of Gimesia aquarii encodes:
- the glgP gene encoding alpha-glucan family phosphorylase → MSIKKTVYEKLCDLAGNLWWSWQPDVTQIFHLIDPEKWSELDHNPVLLLKEYSPEQLEDKLSNLSLHSRVNVAYRRWQEYMERSDTWGSTNATILGHRCAAYFSAEFGIHESLHIYSGGLGVLAGDHLKSASDLGLPLVAVGLFYGEGYFSQHIDKEGWQQESYTEAKTSHLPISPAFTPEGKPVVISVVTRTGEIFAKVWRIDVGRVALYLLDTDISENSEEDRHLTARLYGGDQRTRIRQEIMLGIGGVKALEAIGIEPSVIHMNEGHSAFAPLERVRNRMHEDGFSFDDALRDVAAACVFTTHTPVPAGHDRFDPGLVEEHVGPLGDQLGLDHHALMSLGRVDPQNEGETFCMTVLAFKLSRLANAVSNLHGVVSRRMWASLWPWRSEEEIPVGHITNGVHMPTWLAAPMRVIYDRVLPTQWYYHTGESNVWSGIEEISPGDLWETHQSLKNRLIIYARESLVKQAHRRGTSESEISHLKTALSPDALLIGFARRFAPYKRADLVMKDMDTFLKIIEDSDRPVQFVFAGKAHPADERGKQIVQRIFKLTQEPPFRGKIVLLENYDINLGRHLVQGVDVWLNNPRRPLEASGTSGQKVVLNGGLNCSILDGWWAEAFDGQNGFAIGKGRTHVNQEIQDDRDGLNLMKVLNEEVIPLYYDRNEDDLPLGWISRMKRAIRTLGWRFNADRMVMDYAEKMYLPAAGGLSSQIKGDSSL, encoded by the coding sequence ATGTCAATAAAAAAAACAGTTTATGAGAAACTATGTGATTTGGCCGGGAATCTCTGGTGGAGTTGGCAGCCTGATGTGACGCAGATTTTTCATCTGATTGATCCGGAGAAATGGTCTGAACTCGATCATAATCCAGTTTTATTACTGAAAGAGTATTCGCCAGAACAACTGGAAGACAAACTTAGTAATCTCAGTTTGCATTCCCGTGTGAATGTCGCCTATCGCCGTTGGCAGGAATACATGGAGCGATCGGATACGTGGGGTTCAACGAATGCCACAATTCTGGGGCACCGCTGTGCCGCCTATTTCTCGGCTGAGTTTGGGATTCACGAATCATTACATATTTATTCTGGTGGTTTAGGTGTGCTGGCAGGTGACCATCTGAAAAGTGCATCCGATCTTGGTCTGCCTCTGGTGGCTGTCGGTTTGTTTTATGGAGAAGGGTATTTCTCTCAGCATATTGATAAAGAGGGCTGGCAGCAGGAGTCTTACACCGAAGCAAAAACGAGTCACTTGCCAATTTCACCAGCCTTCACGCCAGAGGGAAAACCGGTTGTGATTTCGGTTGTCACACGCACCGGTGAAATCTTTGCCAAGGTGTGGCGGATTGATGTCGGACGTGTTGCCCTTTATTTACTCGATACTGACATTTCTGAAAATAGTGAAGAAGATCGGCACTTGACCGCACGGTTGTACGGTGGCGATCAGCGAACGCGAATTCGTCAAGAGATCATGCTGGGAATCGGTGGTGTGAAGGCCCTGGAGGCCATCGGAATTGAGCCAAGCGTCATTCACATGAATGAAGGCCACTCTGCATTTGCTCCCTTGGAGCGTGTACGCAACCGAATGCATGAGGATGGATTCTCTTTTGATGATGCGTTACGCGATGTTGCTGCTGCCTGTGTCTTCACAACGCACACTCCCGTTCCGGCAGGTCATGACCGGTTTGACCCAGGCCTGGTCGAAGAACATGTAGGACCGCTGGGAGATCAACTGGGGCTGGATCACCATGCGTTGATGAGCTTAGGCCGGGTCGATCCTCAGAATGAGGGAGAAACTTTTTGTATGACCGTGCTCGCCTTCAAATTGAGTCGTCTGGCGAACGCGGTATCAAACCTGCATGGAGTCGTGAGCCGTCGTATGTGGGCTTCTTTGTGGCCCTGGCGAAGTGAGGAAGAAATTCCGGTCGGTCACATTACAAACGGCGTTCATATGCCAACCTGGTTGGCTGCGCCGATGCGTGTGATCTACGACCGTGTATTGCCGACTCAATGGTATTACCATACAGGGGAGTCAAATGTCTGGTCTGGAATTGAAGAGATTTCCCCCGGAGATCTTTGGGAAACGCATCAGTCATTAAAAAATCGCCTGATTATTTATGCTCGTGAATCATTGGTCAAGCAGGCGCATCGACGAGGTACTTCTGAGAGCGAAATCAGCCACTTGAAAACCGCTTTGAGTCCGGATGCTTTGCTGATTGGTTTTGCGAGACGTTTTGCCCCTTATAAACGTGCTGACCTTGTGATGAAGGATATGGATACTTTTCTCAAGATTATCGAAGATTCAGATCGACCTGTACAGTTCGTCTTTGCGGGTAAGGCACATCCAGCCGATGAACGTGGTAAGCAGATTGTGCAGCGAATTTTCAAATTAACACAAGAACCACCGTTCCGTGGAAAAATTGTGTTGCTTGAAAATTATGACATCAATCTGGGACGTCATCTTGTTCAAGGCGTTGATGTCTGGCTGAACAACCCGCGTCGTCCACTTGAAGCATCCGGAACCAGTGGGCAGAAAGTGGTATTAAACGGTGGTCTCAACTGTTCTATCCTGGATGGATGGTGGGCAGAAGCTTTCGATGGTCAAAACGGTTTTGCTATTGGAAAGGGACGAACGCATGTCAATCAGGAAATCCAGGATGATCGGGATGGTCTCAATCTGATGAAGGTATTGAACGAAGAAGTCATTCCACTTTATTATGACCGGAATGAGGATGACCTTCCCCTGGGTTGGATTTCACGAATGAAGCGTGCCATTCGAACTTTAGGCTGGCGGTTCAATGCAGACCGGATGGTGATGGACTATGCAGAAAAAATGTACCTGCCTGCAGCCGGCGGACTTTCAAGCCAAATCAAGGGAGACTCTTCGCTCTAA
- a CDS encoding NAD(P)H-hydrate dehydratase, translated as MNIQRVSDLPSPPVRPENSHKGTFGKVLVIAGSSGMSGAACLSGLGALRGGSGLVFLAIPESIQSIVATVNPCYLTIPLPTDQQGNLSEASKTHLFNQLHDFDAVAIGPGCGQHTWVQEMTLKLYTELKQTLIVDADGLNAIATSGKPLPKAAGPRILTPHPGEFSRLINRSTTEIAQQREELSIAFSKQHQVVLLLKGSHSLITDGTRIAVNTTGNSGLATGGSGDVLTGLITSLAGQGLEAFEAAQLAAHLHGRAGDLAAQQLSQPALIASDLPDYLPEAWLELLQSQN; from the coding sequence ATGAATATTCAGCGAGTTTCCGATCTTCCTTCACCACCTGTCCGTCCGGAAAACTCTCATAAGGGAACGTTCGGTAAAGTACTGGTTATCGCTGGCAGTTCCGGTATGAGTGGCGCTGCCTGCCTCTCTGGCTTGGGTGCATTACGTGGCGGATCGGGGCTGGTTTTTCTGGCCATTCCTGAATCGATCCAATCGATCGTCGCTACTGTGAATCCCTGTTATTTAACCATTCCGTTACCGACCGATCAACAAGGCAATCTATCTGAGGCATCCAAAACACATTTATTCAATCAACTTCATGATTTTGACGCCGTTGCCATCGGACCCGGTTGTGGGCAACACACATGGGTCCAGGAAATGACACTCAAGCTTTACACAGAACTCAAACAGACATTGATTGTTGATGCAGACGGCCTGAATGCAATCGCCACTTCAGGTAAACCGTTACCAAAAGCGGCAGGCCCCCGGATTCTGACTCCGCACCCGGGTGAGTTTTCACGTTTGATCAATCGATCAACCACTGAAATTGCCCAACAACGAGAGGAGCTTTCCATTGCGTTTTCAAAACAACATCAAGTTGTGTTGTTACTGAAAGGGTCACACTCACTCATTACAGACGGCACTCGGATCGCCGTCAATACAACGGGCAACAGTGGTTTGGCAACTGGTGGTAGCGGTGATGTACTTACCGGATTAATCACTTCACTGGCCGGTCAGGGACTGGAAGCTTTTGAAGCCGCACAACTGGCCGCACATTTGCATGGACGCGCGGGAGATCTCGCCGCACAACAACTATCGCAACCTGCCCTGATCGCCTCTGATCTTCCCGACTACCTGCCTGAAGCCTGGTTAGAATTACTTCAAAGTCAAAATTGA
- a CDS encoding C45 family autoproteolytic acyltransferase/hydolase, protein MFRIPRQFSDLCSLVLLAVVLFSSVTASAESKTIARCGEGWLENVDGYLVLHLKGTHYEMGYQQGVLLKESIRKNMYTLLNDKGDTTLVDLGLVKLKPRQAIETIVQIQKPYTPQKYLEEMKGLAAGAEIAFEDVRATNFIPEMFHCSGFSIANSATKDGTLYHGRVLDYACDWGLQDHAVLVVAEPKGGIPFVNVSYAGFIGSVTGMNMKSVSIGEMGGRGLGHWSGVPMAFLVREVLETAKDLDEAIAVFRDNYRTCEYYYVIADGKTNRAVGMATSWEKMELIQPGEAHPLLPNAVKDAALLSAGDRYQELSKRVKQGHGSFTAESAIKLMSRPVAMKSNLHNVLFEPKSTKLWVANASSDGSPAANQKYYGFQLSELLKRTPDANAPVYPMPANQSVTQKTK, encoded by the coding sequence ATGTTTCGTATCCCGCGCCAATTCTCAGATTTATGCTCATTAGTACTACTGGCTGTGGTCTTGTTTTCATCTGTCACAGCTTCTGCTGAGAGTAAGACGATTGCACGCTGTGGTGAGGGATGGTTGGAGAATGTTGATGGCTATCTGGTGCTCCATCTTAAAGGAACTCATTATGAAATGGGGTATCAACAGGGAGTCCTTCTTAAAGAGAGTATTCGCAAGAATATGTATACTCTCTTAAATGATAAGGGAGACACGACACTCGTTGATTTGGGGCTTGTGAAATTAAAGCCACGGCAGGCGATTGAAACGATCGTTCAAATTCAAAAGCCTTACACTCCTCAAAAATATTTAGAGGAAATGAAAGGTTTGGCAGCAGGGGCAGAGATTGCTTTCGAAGATGTGCGGGCCACGAATTTTATTCCGGAGATGTTTCATTGTAGTGGGTTTTCGATTGCGAATTCTGCTACGAAAGATGGAACTCTCTATCACGGACGTGTTCTGGATTATGCCTGTGACTGGGGCTTACAGGATCATGCGGTATTAGTCGTCGCAGAACCAAAGGGCGGCATCCCGTTTGTGAACGTTTCGTACGCCGGATTCATCGGATCTGTGACCGGGATGAACATGAAATCCGTTTCCATTGGAGAAATGGGAGGAAGAGGTTTAGGGCATTGGTCTGGGGTGCCGATGGCGTTTCTCGTGCGTGAAGTTTTAGAAACTGCCAAAGATCTGGATGAGGCGATTGCCGTGTTTCGCGATAACTATCGTACTTGTGAGTATTATTATGTGATTGCCGATGGCAAAACCAATCGAGCGGTTGGTATGGCGACTTCCTGGGAGAAGATGGAACTGATTCAGCCCGGGGAAGCTCATCCCCTGCTACCGAATGCAGTGAAGGATGCCGCATTGCTCTCAGCCGGAGATCGCTATCAAGAGCTTTCCAAGCGAGTCAAACAAGGGCATGGCTCGTTCACCGCCGAATCTGCGATCAAGCTGATGAGCCGTCCTGTCGCGATGAAATCGAATTTACATAATGTGTTATTCGAGCCAAAATCAACGAAATTATGGGTAGCCAATGCGAGCAGTGATGGCAGCCCTGCTGCGAATCAGAAATATTATGGGTTTCAACTCTCCGAACTATTGAAACGAACGCCGGATGCGAATGCACCTGTATATCCCATGCCAGCCAATCAGTCTGTAACGCAAAAAACAAAGTAA